One part of the Anaerolineae bacterium genome encodes these proteins:
- the gyrA gene encoding DNA gyrase subunit A, with translation MNVETTAIGTVKQVAIEQEMQQAYLDYAMSVIVARALPDVRDGLKPVQRRILYAMHDMGLTPDREYKKSARIVGEVLGKYHPHGDAPVYEAMVRMAQDFSMRYPLIDGQGNFGSMDGDNAAAMRYTEARMARMAMEMLADIEKDTVDFVPNFDGTLKEPSVLPALLPNLLINGSSGIAVGMATNIPPHNLSEVCDAVAYLIDHWDRVDDVTIEDLLQFIQGPDFPTGGIVYRYGRDPSSNGNGAQVDVIAAAYAQGRGRFVVQARAHIEEMSRNRHRIIVTELPYQTNKTNLIERIAELVREGRIEGITDLRDESDRQGMRIVIELTRTVEPREVLAQLFRLTPMQQTFGVSMLALVDGEPRLLSLKRMLQLYVEHRQEIIRRRSQHDLQRARERAHILEGLLIALDYLDEVIATIRRSPDAETARTRLMNKFKLTEIQAQAILDMQLRRLARLERERIKEEYEEKRKLITYLEDLLAHPAKILALIRDEVVQLEKQYGDDRRTQIVDRMQGTLTARDLIEDRPIWLTVSADGMVARLPAEAVTKASVRAAAQGADVGLFSTNLRHELFLFTSDGRMARLAIHRIPEGDGVHWADLCDLGRRDRVVAALALPRFDDVPADAYLALVTRLGKIKRVALADVLAASGVSPVMNVEAGDDLGWARVIDENAEVLLVTQGGQAIRFKVSDVRPMGLLASGVGAIKLGEGDRVVAFNRVNEKASLVTLTEAGYAKRTPLAEFPVQGRFGVGVVAHKVTVKTGPMIGAAVVQRSDALLVVLTERGMVKPLAAREVPEMGRATQGKDVLALSRGDRVKALVELVGADPVIAGETSTVAEKGAPAAERAKGARIAGPASSKPAAEAKPEKGLPSKRRLAVEAELATVTRGRLSGKKAGQPHSTASQAPTAVGKADSRARKTDESTLMKAGEPARRRSSTQAEPTAEKPRAKPRRLEQTSSQEADQSKDPKAANRRKRPTHSKP, from the coding sequence ATGAATGTTGAGACCACTGCGATCGGGACCGTCAAACAGGTCGCTATCGAGCAGGAGATGCAGCAGGCGTATTTGGATTATGCCATGAGCGTCATCGTGGCACGGGCGCTGCCGGATGTACGCGATGGCCTCAAACCTGTGCAACGCCGCATCCTCTATGCTATGCATGACATGGGGTTGACGCCTGACCGGGAGTACAAGAAGTCAGCGCGCATCGTCGGCGAGGTGCTAGGCAAATACCATCCGCACGGTGATGCCCCTGTCTACGAGGCGATGGTGCGCATGGCGCAGGACTTCTCCATGCGCTACCCTCTGATAGATGGACAGGGCAACTTCGGCTCGATGGATGGCGATAACGCCGCCGCCATGCGCTACACCGAGGCGCGCATGGCCCGCATGGCGATGGAGATGCTGGCGGATATCGAGAAGGATACAGTGGACTTCGTGCCCAACTTTGATGGCACGCTGAAAGAGCCATCGGTGCTGCCAGCCCTGCTGCCCAACTTGCTCATCAACGGTTCCTCCGGCATTGCCGTGGGCATGGCCACCAATATCCCCCCACACAACCTGAGCGAGGTCTGCGACGCCGTAGCGTACTTGATTGACCATTGGGATCGGGTGGATGACGTCACTATAGAGGATCTGCTGCAGTTCATTCAAGGGCCAGATTTCCCCACCGGTGGCATCGTGTACCGCTATGGCCGCGACCCCTCTTCCAACGGTAACGGTGCCCAGGTGGACGTCATCGCGGCAGCCTATGCCCAGGGGCGAGGGCGTTTCGTCGTCCAGGCCAGGGCACACATCGAGGAGATGAGCCGCAACCGGCACCGCATCATCGTTACCGAGCTGCCCTACCAGACGAACAAGACCAACCTCATCGAGCGCATCGCCGAGCTCGTGCGCGAAGGGCGGATCGAGGGCATCACTGATCTGCGGGACGAGTCCGATCGCCAGGGTATGCGCATCGTGATCGAGCTGACGCGCACGGTGGAGCCGCGAGAGGTGCTTGCCCAACTATTCCGGCTCACCCCCATGCAACAGACGTTCGGTGTCTCTATGCTGGCGTTGGTGGACGGCGAGCCGCGCCTGCTCTCGCTTAAACGGATGCTGCAGCTTTACGTCGAACACCGGCAAGAGATCATCCGCCGCCGTTCCCAGCACGACCTGCAACGGGCCCGGGAGCGCGCTCACATCCTGGAGGGATTGCTCATCGCGCTGGACTACCTAGACGAGGTCATCGCCACGATCCGTCGCTCGCCCGATGCAGAGACGGCGCGGACGCGCCTGATGAACAAGTTCAAGCTCACGGAGATCCAGGCTCAGGCCATCCTGGACATGCAGCTTCGCCGGCTGGCTCGACTGGAGCGGGAACGGATTAAGGAGGAGTACGAGGAGAAGCGCAAGCTAATCACCTATCTAGAAGACCTGTTAGCGCATCCCGCAAAGATCCTGGCCCTAATCCGGGACGAGGTGGTGCAGCTCGAGAAGCAATACGGTGACGACCGGCGCACTCAGATCGTGGATCGCATGCAGGGGACGTTGACCGCCCGCGATTTGATTGAGGACAGGCCAATCTGGTTGACCGTGAGCGCAGATGGCATGGTGGCTCGCCTGCCTGCGGAGGCCGTAACCAAAGCCAGCGTGCGCGCCGCTGCGCAGGGTGCGGATGTAGGATTGTTCAGCACCAACTTGCGCCACGAATTGTTCCTATTCACGTCTGACGGACGTATGGCGCGCTTGGCCATTCACCGCATTCCAGAAGGCGACGGTGTACACTGGGCTGATCTGTGCGATCTGGGCCGGCGTGATCGCGTCGTTGCGGCGCTGGCCCTGCCGCGCTTCGACGATGTGCCGGCCGACGCCTATCTCGCTCTGGTGACGCGGCTGGGCAAGATCAAGCGCGTGGCCCTGGCCGATGTGCTCGCGGCCAGCGGTGTTTCACCTGTGATGAACGTGGAGGCAGGCGACGATCTGGGCTGGGCGCGCGTGATCGATGAGAATGCTGAGGTATTGCTGGTCACGCAAGGGGGTCAGGCGATTCGCTTCAAGGTCAGCGATGTGCGGCCGATGGGATTGCTAGCTAGCGGGGTGGGCGCTATCAAGTTAGGGGAAGGGGATCGCGTGGTGGCCTTCAACCGGGTGAATGAGAAGGCTTCGTTAGTAACGCTTACCGAGGCCGGTTATGCCAAACGCACCCCTCTGGCCGAATTCCCTGTGCAGGGGCGCTTCGGAGTCGGTGTGGTCGCTCATAAGGTCACCGTCAAAACTGGGCCGATGATAGGGGCGGCAGTGGTACAGCGAAGCGATGCGCTCCTCGTAGTCCTCACTGAGCGAGGGATGGTGAAGCCGTTGGCCGCCCGCGAGGTGCCTGAGATGGGCCGCGCCACCCAGGGCAAAGATGTCCTTGCGCTCTCTCGAGGCGATCGGGTGAAAGCGCTCGTGGAGTTGGTAGGGGCTGATCCAGTGATAGCTGGGGAGACATCCACTGTGGCCGAGAAGGGCGCGCCGGCTGCTGAGAGGGCCAAGGGGGCGAGGATAGCGGGGCCGGCCTCGTCGAAGCCGGCCGCAGAAGCGAAGCCTGAAAAGGGGCTGCCCTCGAAGCGCCGTTTAGCAGTCGAGGCAGAACTAGCCACTGTCACAAGGGGCAGGTTATCAGGCAAGAAGGCAGGGCAGCCACATTCCACGGCCTCTCAGGCGCCCACTGCCGTGGGGAAGGCGGACTCGCGCGCCCGCAAGACGGACGAATCCACGCTGATGAAGGCGGGGGAACCCGCTCGCCGACGTTCATCCACTCAGGCTGAGCCAACTGCCGAAAAGCCGAGGGCAAAGCCTCGTCGTCTTGAGCAGACCAGCTCACAGGAGGCGGATCAGTCAAAGGATCCGAAGGCTGCCAATAGGAGGAAACGCCCCACTCATTCCAAACCATAA
- a CDS encoding sugar phosphate isomerase/epimerase, whose protein sequence is MSKLPIALQMYTVRDVAEKDFLGTLRQVAQIGYAGVELAGTGDLSARELRAVLDDLGLLVAGSHTPLHTLESDLAGVIEFNQAIGSPHIIIPWVPSERRQTLDGWRQVAASLNEIGQKVRQAGLYLCYHNHAFEFEAFDGKFALDWLYELTDPELVKAELDTYWIQYAGQDPAAYIRKYAHRLGLLHLKDMEPGDEHMFAEVGEGILNWPAIFQAAEASTARWYVVEQDRSRRSSVESARLSFENLKKMGKV, encoded by the coding sequence ATGTCTAAACTCCCTATCGCCTTGCAGATGTACACCGTCCGTGACGTAGCCGAGAAAGATTTCTTGGGCACGTTGCGACAAGTGGCGCAGATCGGCTACGCTGGCGTCGAGCTGGCCGGCACGGGCGACCTCTCAGCACGCGAGTTGAGGGCAGTCCTCGACGACCTGGGGTTACTCGTGGCGGGCTCGCATACACCCCTCCACACCCTGGAGAGCGATCTGGCCGGCGTCATCGAGTTCAACCAGGCCATCGGTAGTCCTCATATCATCATCCCCTGGGTACCATCGGAACGCCGACAGACGTTGGATGGCTGGCGCCAGGTGGCTGCATCGCTCAACGAGATCGGACAGAAAGTCCGGCAGGCCGGCCTATACCTTTGCTACCACAATCACGCCTTCGAGTTCGAAGCCTTTGACGGCAAGTTCGCGCTCGATTGGCTGTACGAGCTCACCGACCCGGAGCTGGTGAAGGCCGAGCTTGACACTTATTGGATACAATACGCTGGCCAGGATCCCGCTGCGTATATCCGTAAATACGCTCATCGCCTTGGGCTGCTGCACCTCAAGGACATGGAACCGGGAGACGAGCACATGTTCGCCGAGGTGGGAGAAGGGATTTTGAACTGGCCGGCCATCTTCCAAGCGGCCGAGGCTTCCACCGCTCGTTGGTACGTCGTCGAGCAGGATCGCAGCCGGCGTTCCTCGGTCGAGAGCGCTCGCCTCAGCTTTGAGAATTTGAAGAAGATGGGGAAGGTTTAA